From the Solanum pennellii chromosome 4, SPENNV200 genome, one window contains:
- the LOC114076881 gene encoding uncharacterized protein LOC114076881 — protein sequence MASKLKDIVRINPQVFLGSKVGEDPQEFLVEVYNIVDAMKFTSRENTKLASYQLKDVSQVWFTQWKANRPVGADIIALKEFKEVFLGRFFPREKREDKVEEFINLRQGNMSVQEYSLKFT from the coding sequence ATGGCTTCTAAGTTGAAAGACATTGTGAGGATTAATCCTCAAGTGTTTTTAggttctaaggtgggagaggatccacAAGAATTCTTAGTTGAGGTGTATAATATAGTGGATGCTATGAAATTTACCTCTAGAGAAAATACGaagttggcttcctatcaatTGAAGGATGTTTCTCAAGTTTGGTTCACTCAATGGAAGGCCAATAGGCCGGTAGGAGCGGATATTATAGCATTGAAGGAGTTTAAGGAAGTTTTCCTTGGTAGGTTTTTCCCACGTGAGAAACGAGAAgataaggtagaggagtttatcaaccttaggCAAGGTAACATGAGTGTACAAgagtactccttgaagtttacttaa